TTAGGTGGTCGATGTGGCTATGCACATTGCCGTCGGAAAAAAGCCCCAGGAAATGGAGTACCCCGGGCCGCCCGTTGGCGCCCTGTTTGACTCCATCCACCACCTGGCGCCAGCCGTCCCCCTGCCAGAGGCTGCCGGAGGCGATGGCCTGGGCCACCAGGGCCGCCCCCTGGGCATAGACCTGACCGGCGCCGATGGCGTTGTGGCCCACTTCCGAATTGCCCATATCGTCGTCGGAGGGCATGCCCACCGCCGTGCCGTGGGCTTTCAGCCGCACATTGGAATAGTGGGCGAAGAGCCCGTCCAGGGTGGGTTTGCGGGCGGCGGCGATGGCACTGCCCAGATCGTTTTTGGGCAGGCCGTAGCCGTCCATGACAATAATCACCACGGGCCCGGGCACGCCGGGGAAAGAGGAGAGCTTTTGCAGCATGGGAGAATCCTGTGAGGGACGGAAAGGAAATGCCGTTCCGTTTCGGCGGACCCCTGGGCCGGGAAAATCCCGGGGCCGGGCCGAAATGCACGGATTTGGCGCCGGGCGAAGTATCCTAGTGCACCGGAGCAACGTCAATCCGGAAATACCCGAAATTCCATGGAGGAGACGGCATGGTGGAAACGGTAGCAAACAGCGGTACAGCAACCCGCGCCATCAATCTGGCCTTGCAGGGCGGGGGCGCCCACGGGGCCTATAGCTGGGGGGTGCTGGACGCCCTGCTGGAAGACGGGCGTTTTGAATTCGAGGGGGTGAGCGGCACCAGCGCCGGGGCGGTGAACGGGGTGGTACTGGCCAACGGCCTGATGCAGGGCGGCCGGGACGGGGCCCGGGAGGCCCTGGCGGACTTCTGGCAATCCATTTCCGTGGATATGCCCATGGAGCTGCCCCTGGAAATGCCCTTTTCCTTCCTGGGCAACGACAATTCCCCCATCCTGCCCGCCACCCGGATGATGCTCAACTGGACCCAGTACCTGTCCCCCTATCAGCTCAATCCCTTCAACTTCAACCCCCTGCGGGACCGGCTGGTGGAGCGCATCGACTTTGCCGGGCTCCAGACCCATAGCCCAGTACGTCTCTTCCTCGCCGCCACCAATGCCAATACGGGCAAGCTGCGCCTCTTTCGCAACGGGGAGTTGAGCGTGGATACGGTGCTGGCCTCCGCCTGCCTGCCCATGCTCCACCACGCCGTGGAAATTGACGGGGAGCCCTACTGGGACGGGGGCTATTCGGCTAATCCGGCGGTTTTTCCCCTGTTTTACGAATGCCAGAGTAAAGACAATCTGCTGGTGCTCCTGGCCCCCCGCAGCTTTGGGGAATTGCCCACGGGGGCCGATGCCATCCGGGCCCGGGCCCTGGAACTGGCTTTCAACACCAGCGTGCTCCGGGAAATGCTCATGTTCGCCAACGTCACCGCCTTTTCCCAAGCCCATCCCGGGGCCCCCGGGGGCCTGGAGCAGCGCCTCATTTCCACCCGCTTCCACCTCATTGAGGCGGATAGCCTCCAGGCCCAGTACGGCAGCGCCACCAAAATCACCGTGGATTGGCCCTTCCTGCGCACCCTCCACGACCAGGGCTATGAGGAGGGAAAGCGCTGGCTGGCGGAAAACGGGGACCAGGTGGGGCATCGCAGCAGTATTGATCTGAAGGCCCGTTTCGGCGCTTGAGGGGGCGGCCTGCCCTCAAGGAGGACGGCCCCGGGGAACCAAATCCGAGGGGCGCCCCTCCCAAAAGCAGGCCCTTTCTATTTCTGCCCTTGCCATGAGCCCAACTCACCTTAACGCGGAAACCCCCGCCCAGCTTCAAGCCCGCCACCAAGCCTGGCGCCAGGCCCGTGAGGCCGAACTATCCGGGCCGGAAAGCTGGCTGGGGCTGGCGGGCCTGTATTGGCTGGAGCCGGGCGCCAACCCGGTGGGAAGTGCCGGAGAAAACAGCGTGATCCTGCCCCGGGGCCCGGCCCGGCTCGGCGCCCTAGATTGGGAGGGGGAAGCGGGGGTGTATTGGCGCCCCGCCTCCCCCGGAGAAACCCGGCGGGAGCCGGGTGGGGCCGGGGCGGCTGCGTCAGCGGATGGCTCCCCCGTACCCGCCGATCCCTGGGCCCAGCCCCTGGCGGATGATCGGGAGGGGCGGCCCGACCGGGTGTGCCTGGGGGGTCTGGTCTTTTTCCTCATCCGCCGGGGGGAGCGTCTGGGCGTCCGGGTGCGGGATCTGGACTGGGTCGCCACCCGGCCCTTTGGTGGGGTGCCCACCTATCCCTTTGATCCAGCCTGGCGCCTGACGGGCCGCTGGGAGCCTCTGGAGCCGCCCCAGACCCTGCTGGTGCCCGACGTGACGGGAGAGGAACGGCCCGTCACCGTGGATCACGGGGCCCGCTTTACCGTGGCCGGGGAAGACTACCAACTGCTGCCCCAAAGCGTGGGGCCGGACGGAGTACTGCTGGTTTTCCGGGAGTGGGGTAGTGGCCGGGAAACCTACGGGGGCGGCCGTTTTCTCCATTGCCCGCCACCTGAAGGTGGGCGCATTCTCCTGGACTTCAACCGGGCCTATAACCCGCCCTGCGCCTTTACCCCCTTTGCCACTTGCCCTCTGCCGCCCCCGGAAAACTGGTTGCCCCTAGCCATTCCTGCCGGGGAACGGAAGTGGGACGGCCATCCCTGATGTCGGCCTCCGGAAGGCCTTGGGGGCCGCCCTTCTCCGGGAGATAGGGGTGGAGAAAGGCCCGGGGCGGCCCGGACTGGACAGACCCGGTGGCGCCTGGCCTACAATAAGCCGATCAGTTCAATGTCATAGCTGACGCGCCAGCGGAAACGTGGGGGCGTCCCAAAGGAGCCGGCGGTGGACGATCATCAGCGACTGAAAACCCTGCTGGACGCCTTGCCCGATCCGGTGTTTTTCAAGGATGGGGAAGGGCGTCTGCGCCTAGCCAACGGGGTGGCCCTGGAAGTCTTCGGCCTGGACCGGGTGGCCTGGCAGGGCAAAACCGACCTGGAGCTGGCCGGGATGCTACCGGACCGGGCCCAGGCCCTGGTGGTCTGCCACAGCCAGGATCAGTTGGCGTGGGAAAAGGGCGGCCGTCACGATTCCCTGGAGCGGGTACCGACGGCGGATGGTCGGGAGCTCCTGAGTTACGAAGTCACCCGGGTGCCCCTTTTTAATCCGGATGGCAGCCGCCGGGCCCTGGTGGTGGTGGGGCGGGACTGCACCGCCCGCAAGGCCCTGGAAGAGGTGGAACTGCGTCAGCGCAACAGCCTGCGCCATCTGAACGAAATTGCCGCCTTTACCCAGCTTTCCCTGGCGGAACAGTTCCGTCGCGCCCTGACCATCGGCGCCGCCCATCTGGGCCTGGAATTCGGCCTGATTGTGGCGGTGGAAGGGGAGGAAGGGCGGCTGGTATCCCACGTTTCGCCCCCCGGGGTGCTGGCAGATGATCTGCGCCTGCCCCTGGCCCAGACCTATTGCAGCCTGACCCTGGCCCAGGGGGATGTGCTGGCCCTGCGCCAGACCGGGCGCTCCCTCTATCGGGATCACCCCGCCTACCGCTATCTGGGGCTGGAGTCCTATATCGGCGTGCCGGTGCTGGTGCGGGGTCGGATTTACGGGGTGGTGAGCTTTGCCTCGGTTTATCCCTACAAGCGGGAGTTTGACGAGGGGGACCGGGAATTTCTCAATCTCCTGGGCCGCTGGGTGGGTACCGCCATCGAGCGCCAGCAGTGGGAGGAGGAGGTGCGCCAGCTAGCCTACTACGATTCCCTCACCGGCCTGCCCAACCGGCGCCTCTTGCTGGACCGGCTGGAACTGGCCCTGGCCCAGGCCCGGCGCCAGAAGCGGGCCCTGGCGGTGATGTTCCTGGATCTGGACAATTTCAAGCAGGTCAATGATGCCCTGGGCCACGACGCCGGGGATCAACTGCTTCGGGAGGTGGCCCGGCGCCTCAAGGCCTGTGTGCGGGAAGGGGATACAGTGGCCCGTCAGGGCGGGGACGAATTCATCATCGTTCTTTCCGAAATCGGGGCGCCGGAAGACGCGGTCCGGGTCGCGGAAAAAATCCGGGATGCCCTGGTGCGACCCATTGCCGCAGGGGGAGATTACCGGGTGACCACGGTGAGCATGGGCATTGCCATCCGCCCCCGCCATGGTCGGGACGGGGTGCCGGAGCTGATGAAAAAGGCCGATGAGGCCATGTATGCCGCCAAACAGGGCGGCCGGGACGCCTATCGCTTTCACCCTTGAGGGGAAGGGAGGGTCTCAAGGGGCCAGGCTAGCATTAGAGGCCGTGAAGGCGGGTAGGGGCGAAGGGGGGCCAGGAACGCCAATAGGGACGCCGTTTTTCTCCCTATTGGTCTTAGGGTTAAGGTCGGAATAAAGATAAATCTCTTTGATATATAAGAGAATTCTTACCCTATTGGGTTTGCGTCACCCCTCCCGTAACGGTAGACTCGCCCTGTCCCCCAACGCAGGGGCACCGGTTTTCCTGGAAAACCGCCTTTAACGATACAAACCGCTACGGTTTTTCCCCAATGCCTTCCCTGGATGCCCTGGATATCCTGAAAACCCCGGTCTGGCTGGTCGCCCCCCAGCCGGAAGAACTGGTCTTTGCCAACGGTGCTGCTCGCCAACTGACCGGGGAAGCCACCCTGGAACGCCTGCGCCACGGCGCCTACTCGGCCCACGCCCAGCGCATTTTGACCGCCTACCTGCCAGCCCTGGCGGGGGACGAGCAGGTTGTGGAAATTCTCACCGTGGCCCGCCACGGGCGACCGGGGCCGATCAGTTGCCGCCTTTCCCTGACCCGCAGCCAGGGTCGGGAGTTGATCGTTTTTGAGGGGCTCCACACGGAAGTCCCCGGGGTGCCCGGCGCCATGCCCCTCCTGGGGCGCTTGTGCACCCGGGAATATTGCCGGGACGAGCGGGGCTTTTACGAGCGCCTGTTCCGCACCAATACGGCGCCCATGCTCCTTATCGACCCCCAGGAGGATGGCCGCATTGTGGATGCCAATCAGGCGGCCGCTGGTTTCTACGGCTACACCCACGATCAGCTTTGCGCCCTGCACACCTGGGAAATCAACGTGCTGGGGCGGGAGGTGGTGCCCGTCATGCACGAGGTGGCCAAGCTGCCCGGAGGCCACAAACCCCTCAATTTCGAGCACCGCCTGGCGGACGGCAGCACCCGCCATGTCCAGACCTATGCCGGGCCTTTGGAACTGGACGGGCGGCGTCTGATGCTCTGCATCATCCATGACATTACGGAACAAAAGCGCCTGGAACAGGAACTGGAACGGGCCGCCCTGCGGGACGCTCTGACCGG
This sequence is a window from Azospira inquinata. Protein-coding genes within it:
- a CDS encoding patatin-like phospholipase family protein produces the protein MVETVANSGTATRAINLALQGGGAHGAYSWGVLDALLEDGRFEFEGVSGTSAGAVNGVVLANGLMQGGRDGAREALADFWQSISVDMPMELPLEMPFSFLGNDNSPILPATRMMLNWTQYLSPYQLNPFNFNPLRDRLVERIDFAGLQTHSPVRLFLAATNANTGKLRLFRNGELSVDTVLASACLPMLHHAVEIDGEPYWDGGYSANPAVFPLFYECQSKDNLLVLLAPRSFGELPTGADAIRARALELAFNTSVLREMLMFANVTAFSQAHPGAPGGLEQRLISTRFHLIEADSLQAQYGSATKITVDWPFLRTLHDQGYEEGKRWLAENGDQVGHRSSIDLKARFGA
- a CDS encoding DUF1684 domain-containing protein, whose product is MSPTHLNAETPAQLQARHQAWRQAREAELSGPESWLGLAGLYWLEPGANPVGSAGENSVILPRGPARLGALDWEGEAGVYWRPASPGETRREPGGAGAAASADGSPVPADPWAQPLADDREGRPDRVCLGGLVFFLIRRGERLGVRVRDLDWVATRPFGGVPTYPFDPAWRLTGRWEPLEPPQTLLVPDVTGEERPVTVDHGARFTVAGEDYQLLPQSVGPDGVLLVFREWGSGRETYGGGRFLHCPPPEGGRILLDFNRAYNPPCAFTPFATCPLPPPENWLPLAIPAGERKWDGHP
- a CDS encoding diguanylate cyclase domain-containing protein, encoding MDDHQRLKTLLDALPDPVFFKDGEGRLRLANGVALEVFGLDRVAWQGKTDLELAGMLPDRAQALVVCHSQDQLAWEKGGRHDSLERVPTADGRELLSYEVTRVPLFNPDGSRRALVVVGRDCTARKALEEVELRQRNSLRHLNEIAAFTQLSLAEQFRRALTIGAAHLGLEFGLIVAVEGEEGRLVSHVSPPGVLADDLRLPLAQTYCSLTLAQGDVLALRQTGRSLYRDHPAYRYLGLESYIGVPVLVRGRIYGVVSFASVYPYKREFDEGDREFLNLLGRWVGTAIERQQWEEEVRQLAYYDSLTGLPNRRLLLDRLELALAQARRQKRALAVMFLDLDNFKQVNDALGHDAGDQLLREVARRLKACVREGDTVARQGGDEFIIVLSEIGAPEDAVRVAEKIRDALVRPIAAGGDYRVTTVSMGIAIRPRHGRDGVPELMKKADEAMYAAKQGGRDAYRFHP
- a CDS encoding sensor domain-containing diguanylate cyclase — its product is MPSLDALDILKTPVWLVAPQPEELVFANGAARQLTGEATLERLRHGAYSAHAQRILTAYLPALAGDEQVVEILTVARHGRPGPISCRLSLTRSQGRELIVFEGLHTEVPGVPGAMPLLGRLCTREYCRDERGFYERLFRTNTAPMLLIDPQEDGRIVDANQAAAGFYGYTHDQLCALHTWEINVLGREVVPVMHEVAKLPGGHKPLNFEHRLADGSTRHVQTYAGPLELDGRRLMLCIIHDITEQKRLEQELERAALRDALTGLGNRRQFLQLVDQALSHSRRYHEAFSLLLVDADNFKGINDGHGHDIGDEVLKLLAHTLEARTRESDAVCRWGGEEFVVFLPHTDLVGAQELAEGVRAAVECLVRPDLPPLTVSIGVAQYRADEDATSLFKRMDEALYRAKAGGRNRIQAS